The sequence aggccggcaccgtggcagagcaaggagactcgccgcaggactgtttaaaggtaagtgcaaaggggggggcgtcattttaaacttcgccccaggcggcattatgtcttgggccggccctgctaagAAGGCTTTGATGAAAACCACATGCACAGTGCACTTGCGTGTCACAAGGCTTGCCTGACATCAGTTGCGGATTCTGTGGCGGCCTACCGTCTCGCCTACATTTTCCCTCCCTTTTCTCTGATCTCCAAGGTTCTGCAGAAGACCAAGAACGACCCCGCCTCTGTTATCCAAATAGCTCCAGAGGTGCGTCTGGTATGCGGAGTGGATCACCCTCGGTTACATGAGCCCCCTGAGGCTCCCTGCTTGGAGAGACCTTCTTCATCAGGGCCAGTTTCTGCACCCAAATCTTGCAATCTTCCAGCTGACGACCTGGCGGTTGAACGTGAGATCCTGAGGGCTCAGGGTTTCTCTATTCCAGTAGCTGAGGCTCTTCtttgtggtaggaagaaggtttacaccccccccccgcctcagGTGTATTAAGATCTGGAAAAAGTTTTGCAGTTGGTGTGGTTCTAGAGGAACTTTTCCTTCGATTCTGGAGTTTTTACAAGAGGGATTTGACCATGGTCTTCAACCATTTACTATCTAGGTACAGATTTCTGCCATTAATGCCTTACTGGGATTCGATCTCGTCTCACTTCTGGTCGTCAGAcatttttccaaagccattgtCCTTATGCGTCCTCGCCCTGTCACCAAGTTGGTTCCCTGGGACCTTAATCTTGTTCCTTTGAGCCTCTTCAGTCCGTATATCTACACTTGTCTCTGAAGACTGCCTTTTTGGGGGCCATTACTTCCGCTAGATGTATTGGCTAACTTCAGCCTCTGTCTACCTGCATTTGTTCCCGGATAAGGTTGTGCTCTCTCTGCCTCGGGAATTCAGCGTACAGTCGGTCTTCCACAAGAACCAGGAGATTGTGCTGCCCCAGCAGAGGAAGAAGCTGTACATACTCTAGACCTTAAGAAATGCCTCACCATTTATTTGGAACAGACTCCACCTGTCATGCACCTGTACCCAAAAACCCGATCAGCCGCAACTTCACCCTGAGAGATACCGAATGGGGAGGGCCCCAAAGGAATACCtaccctttttttaaataaataccctCTTTTCGGCCATAAGGTCCTTGAGGCTGTTTTTCCCCCTCCCTTCTTGGGTATATCTATACGCtgcctgggatggcagggaaacggtaagttctacttaccgagagctgcTTTTCCCTGCCGATCCCTGGTGACACGTTTGTtcgctcccttttttttttcgtcAAATTTGGTTTCCTGTGTGGTCTTTATTCACTGGGGATATCAGGAAGGGAGGGGCTTTTAAATGTTTAGAGTCCTCTCGGCAAGCAGAaccgttattttttttttttcttatagctaGTCCCCAACAGAAAAACATAATGAAGGAAAAGCATTGTGGTATGCGTTCCCCAGTGACTCATTAGTAGTTGTATAACTGTTTTAGCTAAGGAACTAAATGCAAGTCACATGATTTAACAGGGAAGTAGTAAAGCTGGGtataatatacactcactggccactttattaggaacATCTGTTCAATTGCTTTTTAACACAAATGACTAATCAGCCGATTACATGGCAGCAATAGGCATgtggacgtggtcaagacaacttgctgaagttcaaaccaagcatcagaatgggaaaGGGGATTTGGTGATGTTGAACGCAGCATGGTATCTGGTGCCAAACGGGTTGGTCTGAGTAtctcagaaactgctgatctactggaatTTTCACGCACcgccatctctagggtttacagagatggtccgaaaatgagaaaatatccagtgagtggcagttatgtgaatgaaaatgccttgttgatgtcagaggagaatgggcagactggttcaagaaaattacagaaagacaacagtaactcaaataatgctcattacaaccaaggtatgcagaatgcCATCTCTCGATGTTTTGTGCATtcaaccttgaagcagatggggtacagcagcagaagaccacaccgggtgccactcctgtcagcaaagaacaggaaactgaggctacaattcgcacaggcacACCAAAATTTGACAATGCAaaactggaagaacattgcctggtctgatgagtctttaTTCCAGCTGCTACATTCAGgtggcagggtcagaatttggcgtaaacatgaaagcatggatccatcctgccttgtatcaacagttcaggctggtaGCGGTGTAATGgggtgggggacattttcttggcacacccttggtaccaattgagcatcatttacacacaacagcctacctgaatattgttgctgaccatgcccatccctttatgaccacggtgtacccatcttctgatggctacttccagcaggataatgcacagtgtcacaaagctcacatcatctcaaactggtttcttgaacatgacaatgagctcactgtactccaatggcctccagtCACCCAGATCTTAATCCAATAGAGCATCTTTGGGATATGGTGTAACTGgggattcgcatcatggatgtcgagctgacaaatctgcagcaattgTGTGATGCTATCATGCCTATATGGAcccaaatctctgaggaatgtttccaacaCCTTGTAAAAAGTATGCCTCGAAAAATGAAGGCGGTTCTGaactgcagggaattctccttTCTGGCAGCCAGGGAAGGCATgcacgatgcgcgtagacaacctccgctgctgccggcgctcggtgatagaagccccagcggaagtgccggcagcagctgaggttaccagacaggaggatccaggtccccttcatcgctgcgggggatctggatcttagtctcatcgTCACActtcatttgaggtctgattagaagacgacctcaattataagacaagttttttggtttttttgttgtgttttttgtttgtttttttcctgcggTTTTGAAATtagatgtccaacaagctcataaagGTGCAATTGGTCAGGTGTTCACATACCTTTGGTCAtatgtagtgtatgtgtatatattgatTGAATTGTCATACACGTTTTTCTTGtgcctatttaataaaaatcattcTTGCAGATGCTTCGTTCACCTCATTCTTTTCATCTACTGACTTTCCTTTGCGGTTTTCTCTTGGGAATTTTGTCTTCTTGGAGGTACGACTTCTTTACCCTTCTGACCCCCGACTGCACCTGCGCCTGCACCACTGCTGGGGCGCACCAACTTTAAACTCGGCATCTGAGTCCAGTCAGTGGCCACTTATATACAATGGGTGAGTGCTGAATACAAGggtgtgcccccccccgagatatgccccCCCAAGTCTTACCagagacttaaagtggggggaaaaaagtgtggcaTATATTCGGGTAAATACTGTATAATTAAATGTTATCAGAAAGCTGCTTATGTTTAAATTAGCAACAGCTATTCTTGTGAAGTATTGTAAATAGAAATGCAGTCTAGTTTTAGAGATGCAGGGTCCAGAGCATATATGTAAAACTTTTATCACTTATCAGTGCATGTACTGCACTGCAGTCTTCAGGTAATTTTCTACCAGGAAATGCACAAAAGACGAACAGACGTGCTAGCGTCTTACTATTAAGTGTTATTTGTTTTGCCCACCATATAATGCCTGTTTGGCACTGCTTTCCAGATGAATTGCGTAAAATGAAATTCTTCAACTTCTGCAGAAAGTAGGAGCACACTATACACTCAAGGAGAATTAGCAACACAGTTACTTTCTGAAATATTCCACCAAAACCGATCTGACATAAATGACTGGGCCATAATGCCAGTGCGGGTTCTTGTGAAAATGTTGTGCTACTTTTAATTTCCTCCTTCAGCTGTCCTTATGATGGCGATGACATAGCGACTCAGATATTGGCTGTCCCCATGCCGTCTAGCTATCAACGATTTGCTGTTTCAGCTTTCACGTTCCTTGGTGATCCAAACAAGACACAGGTATGACAATGATCTAGTTTAAATGTATGGAATGTTTGTGTAATTTGAAAATAATtgaagggtttattcactaaagcagtgATCGGCAGTAGTGTTTCTGCTACTAACTTCATCTTGcgttatgaaggaccaactACAGTGAGGTTCTGGTGCAGGAAGAATTTAGGAGGCACTACATAATCCTTAATgacaaataaatgttaaaaattgtagCAGGACAAACTTGGTGTTTCTTGGTCTTCTGTGGACTGCTTTAACAGCGTGTCACAGTACTAGCAGCTTCTTCCTGTCTGATCACACTGGAAGTAGGTCTATGCATCATGGAATCTTGCTGCGGGACAGTAAAGGACTCTACAAGAGTGAGAGGATCCCAAGGTGGCCCTTCCTAATGAATTAAAAACTGAATAAAACGACTTGTAATGAATAGACTTTACAATGATTGTGTACAACTGtctaaagtattatttttttcttttcttccctcttctttcagGTGTATTTTTTCTGTAGTGTATCAGTCTGTTTACCATCTATTTCAGAGACCTGTATTTCAAACTGTACCACACTATCAGGCAGTAAGTGGTTGGATTTATTTTGGCAATAAACAATGTAAACAGTTTCTATgtctaatacatatattaattttCCTCTTAGGAAGTCGACGGTCTCCAAAAGACAGTCCTATTCAGTTGGTTAACTCATTTGGCCCTCTTGTTGTCGAGGCAGAGAGGAGATCGCCAGGTACAAACAGCTGGTCAGACAGGcttgaaaatgtttatatattttggggtatttgtttttttttttttttttttttttacctatcaCATGTTTTTTGTTCCTCCAGGTTTGGGGGATTCCCATCCCCTCATCTCTATCATTCTTTGGGTCATATGTGCCTCCTTACTCATTCTAGGATTCTACATTATTTGCAGTCTCAAGTCCTAGGGTTTATGAGCTGAATATGCTAATTATTTGTCGCTTGTCTTCTCAGTTTGTTGCTTTGCCTCCTGGATgcaatttttttgtgtaaaagtaTTTGCTGTGAGACATTGTAACTGTTTGTTGAAAACTATTAAGGTGATTTTTAGGACTCTGCATTACAAGTTTTAACACTGATACTATATGAAATAAAACTGTAAATTACATAAATTTGTGATGCAATATATTAAAGATGTAAGACAACCTATAATTGTGGTGTGTGTTGTCAGTCTCCCTTCTAACCCGATGCATGTAAAGTGCAAATATTCCTGAACGTGAATTCAGCCATGCATGCAAGATTAGGCCGGTGTTGGCTGTCGGTTTGTACATTGTTAATGAGATCCCATTGTCTGACCTTTTTGTGTCAGGATTGATTCTTATGTAGTGGAATAGCAAAGCCTAGAAGAAATTACACCTAAAGACACAGGTATAACTGTATACGTAGATCACAACCAGTTTTTAATTGTGCAACTGACTGTAGACAACAGTCAACTATTCAGCTGCTGTATCATTTACTAAAGTCTGGCTGTAAAACAGGTTTTAGTTAACAAACAGCGGGACTCGCCTTATGGCAAAATTTGTGCACTCTTAAGCTTGCTGCATAAACTGCAAATGGCTGGAGAAAAGGCCTTTTTGGTATTGAAGTTAAATCTTAGAGGAGAAAGAGACAAATTGCTTTTTTGCAATGTAGATCATTAACCCAAAACCCATCCCTTCCAAGTTTAACCAGTGTTTTCCTGCCGTATGTTATGTCtcctatttttgtgttttgcatgtagTGCTCCAAATTTTCACATTGATCGTTGTGTCCAGGGCAATGTGCATGCTAATATCTGTTGTGCACATATATTTCTAAATGGGCTGCCAGGAGCACCATTTTTGGGTTTCTAGCAGCTCCTGGTCATTGCAGCAAGAATCTTCTGCTTGTGAAGTGAGCGGTGGGTGCGtttctttcttttgtgtgtttaaCTTTTACCTACCCTATTTAAATTTAAGATCAAGGTTTTCATCCCAGAAGTGCCCCTGGGACTAAAATCCTCATTAAAACAATTTCACAGATGGTGCAAGATTTGAGAAGGTGAGATTGCCAAagttaaagctttttttttactttctagaGTAAATGGATAAACGTAATCCTAAATGTTTGATTAGTGTTTGACATGGAGGAGGTAGAGAAAATTGCAGAAAAAGCAAGTTGGTTGAGGTGTTTTCAGCCCATGGAGCCTTGAGCGCTGTCAGCTCCATCTATTGAAAATACTTGTATAAAGATGCATCTTTCCATTTGTATGAAGCCAGAAAGGAGTGGGATACCCAAAAGGTGGATCTGGCCATCTTTATGCTACCTGTAGATGTTTTAAGGATCCAATGGACAAGAAAGTGAGAGTCTTTAGGGAGGTGTTCAATGCCTCCCACTATATGGTTTCATACAGGAGTTGTTACAAAATCAATTGCAAGATGTATTAAAGTATGGCTAGGATAAATAAGAATATATGCAGAATGTTTTGATGGAACAGCTTTTGAATTATAACCACAAAACTTCTAGTGGACTACATATGCAATGCTTTCTGAGAATGAGTGCAAAAGTCAGTCAATACAATATTTGCCAGACAAGTCCTATGAGCCGCTTTGGCCGACCATGGCTTTAGCTAAAGAATATTTAACAATACGCTGTTCATGGACTTGTCACTATAGGATATCACCCTAAAATACAGAGACCGTTATTTCCATTccataaagtttttttgttttttttattatacatttttcccCTCGAGTTGGACACTCTCGGGTGGAGACTTCAATTACCAAAGAAGACAAATTGAAGATATTGACTAAACTAAACCAGCACAACTTCCAAAGATCACTAATGACCATGGCAAAATATGCTGTTCCTTTAGTTAAGGCATATAGGAGACACCAATAAATTGGTGTTTAAATGGAAAGGCAAAACTGGCCTCCTTGGAGAACGTAGAAAAACTGCCCTTGAGTCAGTAGGTCACTTGTCTGGTGGCTGAATGCACACACTCTGGGGTGGTTACTTCTGGAATTCTGTGAGCTGGAAAGTAATAACTCAGATGCAAGTGTTGGGGAAACTCATTCACAAGGATTTCACTGCTCTAGCGACTTGAACACCAACCGAATCTCAGTTCAAAGGttatctggctattgcacccaAATCTAGACTGACATATTTTAAGTTGAAAGGTAATTAATATTTGATCTGACATTCCCTCTATAGTCTTTTTAAGACATAAATCTGAAGGTTTGAAAAAGCACATTACACGAGGACCAAAATGATGTGACGCTACTTTATTAGTAAGACAAAGGCAACCTTGTAATTGTAGCCTCTTTACAACCATTGATGCTTACAACCAGTTTTGGAAGAATTGTTTGAAGAGTGGCGTCTCATTGCCTTCGGAAACCAACTGTACCTGTTATAAAGAATCAGAATATCATGTAGAATTGATGAGTGGTAGGGTAGAGGGGTAGGGTAAAGATAGGAGAATGTATTACCGTGGTCTTGGGTGAATACTTCATAAAAGTAAGGAACTTATTGGCTATTTCCAGGGATTGCTCTCGTTCTTCTTTGTTTGCCTTTTTACCTGTAAAGACACCCCAGACTGAATAGTCCTCTGAGCTATTTTAAACCATTTTCTTGCAGAAttgtgttttctgtattttttgtcataaaaagcttttttcttttataaatatttcctaGCCTTAAGTCAGCTACTATTAAAAGGCTGCATGATCAGAGAGAAACAACAAGTGAAAGCCTGCAGGAGTATGGCGATTTTGTGCATCTTACAAAGAAAAGTGTACAATGCTCTATTGGTTAAACACAGCAGCCAGCAAAGCCCTCTGAATTGGCATTCCCTCAGTCCAAGCACATTGACAGAACCTGAGCACAGgtatatgatgtaatttctTGGTGCACAGGTAGTAAGTAAGGAGAAGAAAGACCTGTCACCAGCTGGCAGACCACAAGAGATGAACCATCTCCTGAGTCTACAAAGGTAAGCTGAGAGGTCCTAAATGTAGATGTACTGTATGTGCatggagtggtgtttgcacAAGTAAGTGTGCACATGTGAAACTGGAGTTATATGGGTATATGATACACatagaaattaaaaaggaaactcTTActtgaaaggaaaaaatatatataaattgcccCCCCAACAAAAAATTTTTTATGTACATGTTCAAATGTGGCCCTACAGAATCCCCAACAcatgacaaacctatgcatgtgggcaTCCTtgtatgttgctgaacacacgtTTGTTTTGCTGCTTTGCAAAGTGTGCATGATCAGTTGGGAAAAGGATGCATTAAATGTGTCAATGATCATAGTGGaatactctgggttgtctgagtttttatttctcattggGCTAGCTTCTGTTGGGGGAAACTGCTGCATTGCACCTTCACTCCTCCTAAGTAGTGAGATGAGTCTTGACAATGATGGGCTGGTTGAATGGATTACTTTCCATTTATACCACGACTTTCCCTTCAAGTCACAGAATCAGTGAGACTTGGTAGAATGGATGTTCCCCAGGCAAGGATTTGTCCTAAAAAGACCCCTTTGCCATTAGCTGCCTGGACATGTGAGCTGTCTGGCAAATGTTTTCCGATTAGATGTGTCTGGTAGAAAGGATTAAGATGATTATGCTGGTTGTTTGGATCAGTTAAATATAGAACATAGAGGATCCCAATTGGGagcaatgcttttatttttctttgtgggttttttttgtgtgttaaattTGTCTACCAGAATATTGCTGAACCTTATTGCCCTGAAAGGCTGATAAGCGATTTAACTAAAGGAAGCTTGTAGGTGCATGTTTGTATATCAGCAGTAACGATAGGATGAACAATTGTCTTCTCCAACTCAAAGTTCTGCTTAGTGTTTCCTAGCCCTGAACAATTGTATTTGTTTGCTAGTTCCTAAATCCTTGATACTGAATTTACATGATGAAATAAAACTCACTAAAGCCAGCTATTTGTCCTTCTTACACTCAAAATGTTAGCCACTGCaacaaatattgaaaatataccAATAACCATCAATAATACCCCTGCCATGTGAACTCACTAAGTCCGTAAGCACACATCAAGAACGTCCTCCACATAATATATATCCAATTTGTGGTAGACATGGTATATGGCATTGCAGGGAATATGTGTAAACTACTTGTATGTATGACTAGACCCATAGAATCAATTCAATCTATTAACTTTCAGTACCTTTCCACACATAGAGCTTGCCAGATGTGTCCAAGATGAAACAGTCATCTGAAATCAATTGCTCTTTTTTGTAAACGCCATCTCCAATTCGAGATACCTGCATTTGTCCGGTAGCATTGGAGACCTAGAAATAACGGAAAATAATTTACTGTTGAGTCTTTGTAGTTTAAAAAGACCTAACACAAAATAGCCTGATTCTTTCCCCAACTACtatactttttgttttccaaaccaaaaaaattgcatttagcCATTCACAGTGCAGAATGAAGTGTTCTACTCATCTAGTAACTGTTTACTTAAAGGGATAGTTTTATATCCCCAAAAGCCcgaataaaaatgcatattatattaCCTAATTTGTACATTCTTAAAGCTCTGTGGCTACCCTTCATGGTCAGACTATTCTTGCCACCAGTTCGCTGCctatcagtggcaggaaagtgtgcCCATTGTAAGGGACAGGGGCATACCtaaagtatttggcacccagggcagATCTTATGTTTGCCTCCACACACTTTAAGAGTGAGTGAGGGCatgagtgttttttaaacatacacacacacacattctctcgctctctctctctcttctctctctctctcctctctcctccttGTGTCTcatttctttgtccgcttctgTGAACAAGGTCTCCCgatgtacttctgcaaaagttGGAGAAATAGGGGAGGGTCTGTACCTGCGGCTCTGCTCGTTTGTGGAAGTACTCTGAAAGGCCAGGATAATTATGTATTTGCAGGATAAGAagagcatttctgcacctctttcACTGCGAATCTGCATTCGTCTGGCCTCTCTGGGTACTTCTAGAAAAGGATGGAGCCATGGGGACAGCTTCTTCTCTAATCTTTCAATTGCAGAAGTGCTTcaggaggcctggttcacagagatgcggatgaagaaaaAACTCTGAGAACTGGAGGAAGAGGTaacagaagaagtggagctggggGAAGAGAGACAGGGAAGTGaaagcggagaaggtagggagatattTTCCATGGAATGAAGGTGATTGAGAAAAGTGCACCCCCAGTAGATCTGTGCCCTAGGCTGGCGCTTACCTTGCCTATAGGTAGTGGCGGCCTGTCTACATTCCTCTATATCACTGTGTCttacaagaaaaaacaaacggGACATCCCTATTAATTGGAGTTACCAGAAACATACGGGTGTGGTTACGTTTATTattctactttatttataaagcgccgacagtttccgcagagctgtacaagatgaaaattttacagatgaCGACAAGTATAATGCAGCAATTGACATACGGATACAAGAGGAAttaacttacaatctaggtagataaggggtgagaaataggaggtgaggactgtgtGGTAGTGAATGGTGTAAATGTAGGGCGGGATAAGGGTTGAAAGTGGGTGAGAGGGAAGTTTTGATGattgtcagtggtaggcttccctgaagagaagtttttagggagcgtttgaaggagggtagagttggtgagagtcggacagcacagggaagagttccagagggttggtgctgcgcgaGAGGAGTACTACAACTTCTAATGTTCCACCTATTTCTGGCCATGCTCTCCCTATTTCCTGCCTATGCCTTGCCTGGAATTGGTCCTATTGAAGACATTAGTCCTTTCAAAGACCCTATGGATGTACCTTTTAAATCACCAAAAAAGGTGTTGATATCACACTTAAGATGTAATAGTAcactgaacttttttttttttttggcaccaGAAGCGAGGTGGCGGTTTTTGTTCTGCACACCTGCACATATCTTCTGATATTCTCTTCTAGCAGTATTAAAGCTGAAGTTCACAAGAAGCACTTATATGAGGACTATAGACCTAAGAATGTCTGTAAAATGTTCTCTGCTTAGAACCCCCAAACTGGATGATAACACACACTGGTGAAGAATGCAGGGCTGTACAAAGATCAAGGCTGAAGTTACAAGTTGGAAAGAACTTCTCCCTCTTTcaaaaggtataaaaaaaaaaataagacaccTGTATGGGGAAATACTTTAAGCGTGGGGCTTGCTAGACATAAACGGGTATTTCATTTATCCACCTCCCAGTTGTTATTCCAGAAGATGCCCAAAACGCAAGTGAACTTGATACCTGATAAAGGACTGCTTCCTTtgtgtgtctttcatctgcctCCTTGTCGTCAGTGCTTTCTTGTTTAATAATTTCTGGCTTCTGTCCCAAGATCTGCAGTGAAAACCAGGTTTGTGACCGCaatttatttacttataaaaaaatatgtaactatTAGATCGTTGACAGTCCCACAGTTATCCAAGTATCAAAGAAAATTCCAGTTTTATTCCAACTAAATAGGATCTACTGATTCCGGCTGTTACCTGTGACATTTCTTCGGGTTCTTCCCCTTCTTGTACAATCTCTACTTGGGCAGCCCCACGTGTTTCAACATCTCGGATCTGATTAGCCATATCACGAGCTCGGTTCCTCTCCATCATGTTTGATTGAGACCCTGACCAGACGTAGATACacttaaaagagagagagagcaaacTAAAATACAGGTTTGGTTTCCGGCCTCAGGCAGGTAAATCACACAAGAAAGTCTATCAAAAATCCATGTTATATATCTTACACAATATACACTATTTCACTCTTTAATTCACAGAAATCAATTGTATGCTGGAAACACTCTGGCAGTCATACATCCAATACAGTAGTTAcaagtttgttaaaaaaaaataaaaaataattcttgaaatattacattataattatgtttacaAGATCTTTTCCATGCCGCCCCAGTTTTATGGCTCTTAGTAAAATGGCCCTTCACCATGCATAGCGAGTTGAAATCTTCAACTTATCTGTGAATATATTTTGACAGCCCATTTGTTCCCAATGTTATTTTAGCCCCATTCCTGTTTTAATGTGTTACACCTCCATCCCTGTGTTTTACCCCCTCAACCAAAGGAGCACATTCACAGGATTTCCCAT comes from Spea bombifrons isolate aSpeBom1 chromosome 11, aSpeBom1.2.pri, whole genome shotgun sequence and encodes:
- the CAPG gene encoding macrophage-capping protein, which produces MFGAPSAKELRFPPSIVDPGIHIFRIEKMKLISVPAENHGVFHSGDTYLLLYNSPESSSIYVWNGCDTSVDERAAGAIYSSQLHMYLGEKPTQNRETQGHESAEFMALFPGGVTYLDGGVSSGLHQAPRDQEAFKHHLYHVKGRKQIRAVETDLNWESFNKGDCFILNTGKCIYVWSGSQSNMMERNRARDMANQIRDVETRGAAQVEIVQEGEEPEEMSQILGQKPEIIKQESTDDKEADERHTKEAVLYQVSNATGQMQVSRIGDGVYKKEQLISDDCFILDTSGKLYVWKGKKANKEEREQSLEIANKFLTFMKYSPKTTVQLVSEGNETPLFKQFFQNWL